The Electrophorus electricus isolate fEleEle1 chromosome 15, fEleEle1.pri, whole genome shotgun sequence genome segment AACTGGAGCAAATAACCAAAATGACAAATTCTTTATAGGTCAGAGCAGGTCAAACGCCTGAATGGAGTGGAACACCTGACTTCAATTATTTTCCAAAGGTCATTGGGTTTACATACCGAATCCATCAAAGTTGAAACCAGCACACCCTTTCTGAAGTTTCCCAGCCTTGAATATATTTATCATAATCATACAACAATTTTTCAAACACCACAGTGATATTACAGGGAATGAAGTTGCTAGATCTCATGATCTAATGTGCTCTTACAACAAACCATGCACTTGTTAAAAGTGCCACGTTCCAGTTTCCACCCTCTTCACTTGAAACAGCTAaaccacaaacatgcaaacccccacacagacaggagcagacaaCAGCTCTGACACAAAAGAGGGTTGATAGAAGTCCAGCCAGGCAGCCATTTATGCTAGAATTATCCAGGGATTCTCCAAACAGCTACAGTAATAACTATGGTCAGTGgccagtgtatgtgtgcgtgtgtatggggAGGAGCTAAGATTCTCCTCCCTTTGCCATGAAATCACTTAAACGCAGACAGCACTGCGCTATCTGAAAAGAGACAGCTATCTGATACTCACTCCACTCCACGCTACTTGTCTGAAGATGCAGTACCCACTCCATTCCACTCCGCACAAAGAGGAGATCCACTCTGCTTGAAGATCTGATACCCATCCACCCTCCATTACACCCCGACATTACTTTCCAAAACTCATTTTTTGCAACTATTAAGTCGCACTTACaaatttgtgtgcatttattgaTTATATTGACAGAATGTTGTATCTTTACTGTAGACTCGATTATACTGATGGGATgtttactgcactgtgtgtaaCATGCTTTGAATGACGCATATAGCACATTATTCACCGTTAGCACTTAAATCCTGCACCAAAAAAATTGCTTCTACTACCCCTCCATGACAGTCAAACTGTGGCAACATTACTGACACCCAACAATTTCCATCCTCGAAATTCTTATAAATACTTCCATCAGTCATTAATTAGCTTAATTAGACTAGCTAGGTTAACTTTTACACAAGACATATACTCAGTATACTTAGCATTCCTCGGTTACCCCTCAAAAAGATGTAATATGaaagaacagcaccctctagtgtACGATGTGCAAGCTTACAACCAAGAATGCATTTAGTAGAAAACAAGGTTACAGCAGCAACACTGGTAATAATGGAGATCTTAACAAGCGTTATAATTTAAACATAGAGaaattttttaatgttaaaatttaAAGTTTGGCTGGAGTCTGTGGAACTtgaaataatgttattatttaatattatttgctTAAGTaaatttctgatttttttttttaaagactgatCTTTGAAGGACAAGCAATGAGACAGATGCAGAAAGGACAAGACCTTTCACTTTGCAGTCATCATTTGCACGAACtctataaaaagaaagaaagacagaaagaaagaacagaaatcAGATCAGAATTGTGAACATTATAACCAAATGATCTCAGACATTTCCAAGACTGTAAAGGAAAGGCTGGGTTCTCAGATCTACAATTATCCACGCTGAAGAACCCAACAAAGAGAGGAAATGATGCCGCACACAACATCCAACACATTAAGTGAAATCTTTTACTGGAGAAGCTAATGATATTCACATTCTGGTTACACTTCAGTGGTGCTCTTGTTACCTGTATCTGATTATATATAGTACAGTAAGCACAATATCAGATACATTCTTTTGAGTCATATTTGGGGTcaggaaataatttttttctaattatttgTGTTATACATGGTTTTCTGCAGAGCCAAAAGTTAAGCCAAGCTCCCACTGGGGTCCGGTGACATCGTTAACTTTCTCATAATTCCAGGCCAGGACAAGCGCATGCGCTAATCCTATCATACACCTCTATCCCTTACAGGCCCAAGTTACCCAATACATCCACCTCAGGTATGACTGGCGTTGGGAAGACCAGCAGAACACCATGCACCACGCCCAGGCTGCAGCAGAATGACGCCTTTCAGAACTGGTTCAGCAAGCCcacagaggcaggaggaggaactcacgcacacacaagaacacatggCCAAACATGAGCGAGAGCAGAAAggtatacatttatttttattggaaacatttatattttttatacttttcaCTGAGCAACTCAGTCCCATTAGCCGCTGCACCTTCCACTCATGACCAATAAAAAGAGAGCTACTGAGCTTCTGAGCAGTAGCCTCACCTAATTCAGAACGCCCACTACAAGCCTAATCGCACTGCTGAAACAGTCAGCACTAAAGTTCTCTCCGTCCCTCTGTACTAGACACTCgttcatgtttttttctccaaacccaccccaccccaccccccttgTCATACTGCACATAAATCAGAGATGAGCTTTGAAGCACTGAACAAGTGCCTTTGACAGACCCACAAGAGCATGAGATGAAGGACTGGTACAGAAAGCAGCCAACCTTCCTGGcagtaaacaaacatattttacaccaaagtacaagtgtgtgtgtgtgtgtgtattgataaTTTTTCATACATTAATTTAATAGAAGTTGTTTTTGTGAGAAGCTCGAGGCTTAAGAGTACATGGCACAGTTTCATGGTTAAAACAGTCACACATCAtgctacaacaacaacaggcaGTGCAAACTTCAGCCAACATCAACAGTGAAGACggttacatttaaaaagcccAACACTGGTAATAGCATTGAGGAGTCCCTTCTTACACTGATAAAAGTACTGATAATTACTCAGTTGCCCCTCCCAGCCACACCGGTCACTTCAGTCAATATGCATCTCCGTGGTCTGCGTCAGTGCCGGTCCGATGCCCTCGCTCATCAAACAGGACACCATAGCCAAGCCAAACCCCCATCCAACAGCAGAGCCACTGGTCTGCAAGGAGACCCCCCCAGCTCCTTGTCCACATCTACTCCATACaccttttaaatgtgtttaagtgTGCGGTATGATTTATAATACAGTGGTAGGCGTGTATAAACATCTCGGTGGTGATACCTTAGAGACTTTAGGCTGGACTGCAGCTGCTgagtttaaaaagttaaagcATGACTTCATCAGAAAGGGACCACGCAACTATAGAGCCTCCCATTTTTGTTCTCTAACCCAACAGAGTACTGTGACCCTTACAACATTCACCTCATTTAAttcggtttatttgtttgtttagccaTTTTCCACCCATCAATTTAACAGAAATGTTCACTGCAAGGAAAACACTGCCATCTTACACACAGTTGTCTTTAGCTCACTGCTAGCTTGTGTGCTGCACCGTCATAACTAAGGCAGATCTGGAGGTGTGCGCTCCAAAATCACTCATGCAGTTATGCTTGGTCCATTCACATCTGCTGAAGCAATTCTGCAATTACTCTGGAGAAATGAGAACTGTAGGTCTAGGTTGGTCGGAGTCTACGGAAtctgaaattgttttattttttattattatttgctgaagtaaatttctgattttttttctaaaagacAGAGTGATCTTTGAAGGACAAGCAATGAGACAGATGCAGAAAGGACAAGACCTTTCACTTTGCAGTCATCATTTGCACGAACTCtataaaaagaaagacagaaagaaagaacagaaatcAGATCAGAATTGTGAACATTTTAACCAAATGATCTCAGACATTTCCAAGACTGTAAAGGAAAGGCTGGGTTCTCAGATCTACAATTATCCACGCTGAAGAACCCAACAAGAAGAGAGGAACTGATGCCGCACACAACATCTGACGACCTCCCTGTGGCAAAGGATATGCAGGTCATCTGAGAAACGTCCAAAATAACGATGGAACGTCGTGTCTATTGAAGCAAAATCATGAGCTACTGCAGTGGGTTCAGAGCACCTACCTTCATAGTTCACCTGGCCGTCGCCATCGATGTCAGCCTCTCGGATCATCTCATCCACCTCCTCGTCCGTCAGCTTCTCGCCCAAGTTAGTCATGACATGTCGCAACTCGGCTGCACTGATGTAGCCATTACCGTCCTGTTAGAGGGAAGGGTATCAGGTCTCAAAGATCACACAGCCACCACACAGTTTAACATCCCATAATAGTCACACCATACACCCAGGGACAGCGACTAATATTTGGAACTTTCAAACCGGCCTGGTGGCGTCAGGTTCAAACACCGATGAACGCCACAGCAGAAACACGCAAGTCAGCACTATGGGCTATGGCTGAGGGGTAGTGCATCTGGAAGAGCATGGCCAGCAGGGATTCCTTACCTTGTCAAAAACTCGGAAGGCTTCTCGGATCTCTTCTTCACTGTCTGTGTCCTTCATTTTCTTGGCCATCATGGTCAGGAACTCCGGGAAGTCTATTGTTCCATTGCCTGGGAACAAACCACAGCTAATCAGAATCACttaagcaaagaaaacaaaaaacaaaagatgtgGCAAAATAAAGCAATCCAACAACCTTTACTTTTGTACGGTACGGTTTGCACATGAAACTGATGAGAGGACAGTGCAACAGATAGGACAGTTTCCTGCAGTGAACCGCACCGCACAGCCGCCCGACAGCCAGCCTTACCGTCAGCATCCACTTCATTGATCATGTCCTGCAGCTCTGCCTCGGTGGGGTTTTGGCCCAGAGAGCGCATCACAGTACCCAGCTCTTTGGTGGTGATGGTGCCGTCACCATCTTTGTCAAAGAGGGAAAACGCCTCCTTGAACTCTAGTGGATCAGAAAGAAATTCGACAGTGTCAGTCAGCAACGCCCTCGGCAACGTTCGGTACACAGGGAGTAAGACAGACGGTGTTTGTATTACATCCACGTTGGTCCAAGGAGACTCTGTCAGCCATTTAAGTAAGAATTACATATTTCTAAGTGCAGATGTTGAACACAAGTTTCTAAAAACAGAATCAGTGGTTAAAGTAGGCGATGTGCTCTACCATGCTGCTTTGCTCATGTTCCAGTGTGTGGGAACCAGGGGGGTGGGGAGAGCAATTTCagtccccccccaaaaaacccccacgGAAGTCAAGTAATGACTTTAAAAGCTGACAGAGCACACTTACCAGCAATCTGTTCCTCAGTCAGCTGATCTGCctgtgagcgagagagatgaagagagactCAATGCACTGTCACCATCACATACCA includes the following:
- the calm3a gene encoding calmodulin gives rise to the protein MADQLTEEQIAEFKEAFSLFDKDGDGTITTKELGTVMRSLGQNPTEAELQDMINEVDADGNGTIDFPEFLTMMAKKMKDTDSEEEIREAFRVFDKDGNGYISAAELRHVMTNLGEKLTDEEVDEMIREADIDGDGQVNYEEFVQMMTAK